From Micromonospora rhizosphaerae, the proteins below share one genomic window:
- a CDS encoding sigma-70 family RNA polymerase sigma factor: MLRAPDGSPAGRAERMTALHADHARAVLRLLLVLTREQRQTAEDLLQETMLRAWRHLDSVPAEPDAARRWLYTVARRLVIDGVRLRRGRPAEVHLVDMTWIPAGDDTTGTALAAHAIRHALGRLSPAQRSLLSEVYLVGRSPEEVAGRLGVPIGTVKSRTHYALRALRTGLEAA; this comes from the coding sequence GTGCTGCGGGCACCCGACGGATCACCGGCCGGCCGGGCCGAGCGCATGACCGCGCTGCATGCGGACCACGCCCGTGCCGTGCTGCGTCTCCTGCTCGTGCTGACCCGCGAGCAGCGGCAGACCGCCGAGGATCTGCTCCAGGAGACGATGCTGCGGGCCTGGCGGCACCTCGACTCGGTGCCGGCCGAGCCCGATGCCGCCCGCCGGTGGCTCTACACCGTCGCCCGGCGGCTCGTCATCGACGGCGTTCGGCTGCGGCGGGGCCGCCCGGCCGAGGTCCATCTCGTCGACATGACCTGGATTCCCGCTGGTGACGACACCACCGGCACCGCGCTGGCGGCGCACGCCATTCGGCACGCGCTCGGCCGGCTGAGCCCGGCGCAGCGCAGTCTGCTCTCCGAGGTCTACCTGGTCGGGCGGTCACCGGAAGAGGTCGCGGGCCGGCTGGGAGTGCCGATCGGCACGGTGAAGTCCCGGACCCACTATGCGCTGCGCGCCCTGCGCACCGGCCTCGAGGCGGCCTGA
- a CDS encoding S8 family peptidase produces the protein MRSVRKISALALLVLGVSAVAPGGSPASAQPRAAKPATTPAVASAKPATTPAVASKPRTVTLLTGDTVHVSTVDGQTAVDVVPGKGRERIPFITHSAGEDVRVIPADAVGLLNRGKLDERLFDISTLVGFGYDDSRATLPLIVQHGSAAPARIAGGRTTRELPGASAVAESRADAVSFWNTITSAASGTERQLRAGVDKIWLDGLRHPTLDVSVPLTGAPQAWQAGWTGTGVKVGVIDTGIDQTHPDLADRVAAAQNFTSDPDTLDRVGHGTHVASTIAGTAAASQGRYKGMAPGATLYSAKVCVEYGCPESAIVAGMTWVAQQGVKVANMSLGGPDSPETDPIEAALADLTHRYGVLFVVAAGNSGEAGESTVSSPGDVEEALTVGAVTKTGELAEFSSRGPRTADAGIKPDITAPGVGIVAARSSTSDRFPYPENPQYTSLSGTSMATPHVAGAAAILAQQHPDWAPERIKSTLMAAAQPSDAIGVYEQGAGFLNVARAIQQPVTASPVSVAFERTTAAQQRTVTYANSGSSDLTLAVSLDAKDADGAPAPAGLFSLSASSVTVPAGGTATVTVNVQAGGDLPDRYFGGEVTATGGGAQVQTPVALDVARHELALKLVGPDGGAPTAEQGWVTVLLDLDRQTILVLGDPAATRYRVRAGRYLVQTYMVSGDPLHPDITSLVRPSLDLTTDQALTMDTRLAKAIAVSVPNPKATAVWQESGWTIRTEQPQIWGSNDPYAVLMNVPFDRVRTAQIGAGKTPGFVSYVHGMWGQVRQGSLHNSPYAYRVYLYQPEEMMTGLTRKLGVGDFATVRSQISADVAGVPVARTAVAHAPGNSPIYRDERNVPPWFTYDVPSTITEYYNQDKQAVWQSTSAQPRYTYYQSAWTSFQPGRTYNVKWANAVAGPVFPEPNFGQQFATRYWGDNIGGPGPLHGDGTGHMGFRFARGGSVQVNLYRNGVKVGDANQTPWVWNVPAETGDYRLTATFRSDPAFTLSTVVDAEWTFKSGHVSDGELVKLPMTAIRYTPELNINNRAPANQLFAIPVSLDRQIGAEPGQATSLTVEASFDDGKTWQQLTVQRSGEKAVVWVHNPAGTGFVSLRAAATDTSGNTVKQTIIRAYRY, from the coding sequence ATGAGATCAGTTCGCAAGATATCGGCGCTGGCACTGCTGGTGCTGGGCGTCTCGGCGGTGGCTCCGGGCGGTTCGCCGGCGTCGGCGCAGCCCCGGGCCGCGAAGCCGGCGACCACACCCGCGGTCGCGTCCGCGAAGCCGGCGACCACACCCGCGGTCGCGTCCAAGCCCCGGACGGTCACTCTGCTCACCGGCGACACCGTCCACGTCAGCACTGTGGACGGCCAGACGGCAGTCGACGTCGTGCCGGGCAAGGGACGGGAACGGATCCCGTTCATCACCCACAGCGCCGGCGAGGACGTGCGGGTCATCCCCGCCGACGCCGTCGGCCTGCTCAACCGGGGCAAGCTCGACGAGCGGCTCTTCGACATCTCGACGCTGGTCGGCTTCGGCTACGACGACAGCCGGGCCACCCTGCCGCTCATCGTCCAGCACGGCAGCGCTGCCCCCGCCCGCATCGCCGGCGGCCGGACCACCCGGGAGCTTCCCGGGGCAAGCGCGGTCGCGGAGAGCCGCGCGGACGCGGTGTCCTTCTGGAACACCATCACGTCCGCCGCGAGTGGCACCGAGCGGCAACTGCGGGCCGGGGTCGACAAGATCTGGCTCGACGGCCTGCGCCACCCCACCCTCGACGTGAGCGTCCCGCTGACCGGCGCGCCGCAGGCCTGGCAGGCCGGCTGGACGGGAACGGGGGTGAAGGTCGGCGTGATCGACACCGGCATCGACCAGACCCACCCCGACCTGGCCGACCGTGTCGCCGCCGCGCAGAACTTCACCTCTGACCCGGACACCCTTGACCGGGTTGGCCACGGCACCCACGTCGCCTCGACCATCGCCGGCACCGCGGCCGCTTCGCAGGGCCGTTACAAGGGCATGGCGCCCGGCGCGACCCTCTACAGCGCCAAGGTCTGCGTCGAATACGGCTGCCCGGAGTCGGCGATCGTGGCCGGCATGACCTGGGTGGCGCAGCAGGGCGTCAAGGTCGCCAACATGAGCCTCGGCGGCCCGGACAGCCCGGAGACCGACCCGATCGAGGCGGCCCTGGCCGACCTCACCCACCGCTACGGCGTGCTCTTCGTCGTCGCCGCGGGCAACAGCGGCGAGGCCGGCGAGTCCACGGTGAGCTCGCCCGGCGACGTGGAGGAGGCGCTGACCGTGGGCGCCGTTACCAAGACGGGCGAGCTGGCCGAGTTCTCGAGCCGGGGACCGCGCACGGCCGACGCCGGCATCAAGCCGGACATCACCGCGCCCGGCGTCGGCATCGTCGCCGCCCGTAGCTCGACCTCCGACCGGTTCCCGTACCCTGAGAATCCGCAGTACACCAGCCTCTCCGGCACCTCGATGGCGACTCCGCACGTGGCCGGCGCGGCGGCGATCCTGGCCCAGCAGCACCCGGACTGGGCGCCTGAGCGGATCAAGTCCACGCTGATGGCGGCCGCGCAGCCGAGCGACGCCATCGGTGTCTACGAGCAGGGCGCGGGCTTCCTCAATGTCGCCCGGGCGATCCAGCAGCCCGTCACGGCGAGCCCGGTCAGTGTCGCCTTCGAACGGACCACCGCTGCGCAGCAGCGCACGGTCACGTACGCGAACAGCGGCTCTTCTGACCTCACCCTCGCTGTCTCCCTCGACGCCAAGGACGCCGACGGCGCCCCGGCGCCGGCCGGCCTGTTCAGCCTCAGCGCCTCCTCGGTGACGGTGCCCGCCGGCGGCACGGCCACCGTGACCGTCAACGTGCAGGCCGGCGGGGACCTGCCCGACCGCTACTTCGGCGGTGAGGTGACCGCCACCGGCGGCGGCGCGCAGGTGCAGACCCCGGTGGCGCTCGACGTCGCTCGCCACGAGCTGGCCCTCAAGCTCGTCGGGCCGGACGGCGGAGCGCCCACGGCCGAGCAGGGCTGGGTGACTGTCCTGCTCGACCTGGACCGGCAGACCATCCTGGTGCTCGGCGACCCCGCGGCCACCAGGTACCGGGTCCGCGCGGGCCGCTACCTGGTCCAGACCTACATGGTGAGCGGCGACCCGCTCCATCCGGACATCACGTCGCTGGTGCGCCCGAGCCTCGACCTCACCACGGACCAGGCGCTCACCATGGACACCCGCCTGGCGAAGGCGATCGCGGTGTCGGTGCCGAACCCGAAGGCCACCGCGGTCTGGCAGGAGTCCGGCTGGACGATCCGGACCGAGCAGCCGCAGATCTGGGGCAGCAACGACCCGTACGCCGTGCTGATGAACGTCCCCTTCGACCGCGTACGGACCGCGCAGATCGGGGCCGGCAAGACGCCCGGCTTCGTCTCCTACGTCCACGGGATGTGGGGCCAGGTGCGCCAGGGCAGCCTGCACAACAGCCCGTACGCCTACCGGGTCTACCTCTACCAGCCGGAGGAGATGATGACGGGGCTGACCCGCAAGCTGGGCGTGGGCGACTTCGCCACGGTCCGCTCCCAGATCAGCGCGGACGTGGCCGGGGTGCCGGTTGCGCGGACCGCGGTCGCGCACGCGCCCGGCAACTCGCCGATCTACCGCGACGAGCGCAACGTCCCGCCCTGGTTCACCTATGACGTGCCGAGCACCATCACCGAGTACTACAACCAGGACAAGCAGGCGGTGTGGCAGTCGACCTCGGCCCAGCCGAGGTACACGTACTACCAGTCGGCGTGGACCAGCTTCCAGCCCGGGCGCACGTACAACGTGAAATGGGCCAACGCGGTGGCCGGGCCGGTCTTCCCGGAGCCGAACTTCGGCCAGCAGTTCGCCACCCGCTACTGGGGCGACAACATCGGCGGGCCGGGGCCGCTGCACGGCGACGGCACCGGGCACATGGGCTTCCGGTTCGCTCGCGGCGGCAGCGTGCAGGTGAACCTCTACCGCAACGGGGTCAAGGTCGGCGACGCGAACCAGACCCCCTGGGTGTGGAACGTGCCTGCGGAGACGGGTGACTACCGGCTGACCGCGACCTTCCGCAGCGACCCGGCGTTCACCCTGTCGACGGTGGTCGACGCGGAGTGGACCTTCAAGTCCGGGCACGTCAGCGACGGTGAACTGGTGAAGCTACCGATGACGGCGATCCGGTACACCCCGGAGCTCAACATCAACAACCGGGCGCCGGCCAACCAGCTGTTCGCGATCCCGGTCTCGCTCGACCGTCAGATCGGGGCGGAGCCGGGCCAGGCCACGAGCTTGACCGTCGAGGCGTCCTTCGACGACGGCAAGACCTGGCAGCAGCTGACCGTGCAGCGGTCCGGCGAGAAGGCGGTCGTCTGGGTGCACAACCCGGCCGGCACCGGCTTCGTCTCGCTGCGCGCCGCCGCGACGGACACCAGCGGTAACACGGTCAAGCAGACCATCATCCGCGCCTACCGCTACTGA
- a CDS encoding PhoH family protein — translation MTTRRTPAGTDQTPAATSTTRRTTRSRRTAAAASAGTKEPRPGGQAFVLDTSVLLSDPAAFHRFAEHEVVLPLVVISELEGKRHHPELGWFARQSLRMLDELRVKHGRLDRPLPANDLGGTLRVELNHTDDGVLPPGYRTDSNDARILSVALNLAAEGREVTLVSKDMPLRVKAAAVGLRADEYRHGQASDPTWTGMAELELGEEQIAQLYAGEKVDLDDAAGLPCHTGLVLHSPRGSALGRVLPDKTVRLVRGDREAFGVHGRSAEQRIALDLLLDESIGIVSLGGRAGTGKSALALCAGLEAVMERRRHRKVIVFRPLYAVGGQELGYLPGSESEKMSPWAQAVFDTLGSVVHENVLEEVTSRGLLEVLPLTHIRGRSLHDAFVIVDEAQSLERGVLLTVLSRIGQGSRVVLTHDVAQRDNLRVGRHDGVTAVIEALKGHHLFAHVTLSRSERSPIAAMVTDLLEDIPL, via the coding sequence GTGACGACTCGCCGTACCCCCGCCGGTACCGACCAGACCCCGGCCGCGACCTCCACGACCCGCCGGACCACCCGGAGCCGCCGCACGGCGGCCGCCGCGTCGGCCGGCACGAAGGAGCCCCGACCAGGCGGCCAGGCCTTCGTCCTGGACACGTCGGTCCTCCTCTCCGATCCTGCGGCGTTCCACCGCTTCGCCGAGCACGAGGTGGTGCTGCCCCTCGTGGTCATCTCCGAGCTGGAGGGCAAGCGGCACCACCCCGAACTCGGCTGGTTCGCCCGGCAGTCGCTGCGCATGCTCGACGAGCTGCGGGTGAAGCACGGCCGGCTGGACCGGCCCCTGCCCGCCAACGATCTGGGCGGCACGCTCCGGGTGGAGCTCAACCACACCGACGACGGAGTGCTGCCCCCTGGCTATCGCACCGATTCGAACGACGCCCGGATCCTCTCCGTGGCGCTCAACCTCGCCGCTGAGGGGCGGGAGGTCACCCTGGTCAGCAAGGACATGCCGCTACGGGTGAAGGCGGCCGCGGTGGGCCTGCGGGCGGACGAGTACCGGCACGGCCAGGCCAGCGATCCCACCTGGACCGGGATGGCCGAGCTCGAGTTGGGTGAGGAGCAGATCGCCCAGCTCTACGCGGGCGAGAAGGTGGACCTGGACGACGCGGCCGGCCTGCCCTGCCACACCGGGCTGGTGCTGCACTCGCCCCGTGGCTCGGCGCTCGGCCGGGTGCTGCCCGACAAGACCGTACGACTGGTCCGCGGCGACCGGGAGGCGTTCGGTGTGCACGGCCGCTCGGCCGAGCAGCGGATCGCCCTCGACCTGCTGCTCGACGAGTCCATCGGCATCGTCTCGCTCGGCGGGCGCGCGGGCACCGGCAAGTCGGCTCTGGCGCTCTGCGCCGGGCTGGAGGCGGTGATGGAGCGCCGCCGGCACCGGAAGGTGATCGTCTTCCGTCCGCTCTACGCGGTCGGCGGTCAGGAGCTCGGCTACCTTCCCGGCTCGGAGTCCGAGAAGATGTCGCCCTGGGCCCAGGCGGTCTTCGACACCCTCGGTTCGGTGGTGCACGAGAACGTGTTGGAGGAGGTCACCTCCCGGGGCCTGCTCGAGGTGCTCCCGCTCACCCACATCCGGGGCCGGAGCCTGCACGACGCCTTCGTCATCGTCGATGAGGCGCAGTCGCTGGAACGCGGGGTACTGCTCACCGTGCTGTCCCGGATCGGCCAGGGGTCGCGGGTGGTGCTCACCCACGACGTCGCCCAGCGGGACAACCTGCGGGTCGGGCGGCACGACGGGGTGACCGCGGTGATCGAGGCGCTGAAGGGCCATCACCTCTTCGCCCACGTCACGCTCAGCCGTTCGGAGCGGTCACCCATCGCCGCGATGGTGACGGATCTGTTGGAGGATATTCCGCTCTGA
- a CDS encoding AfsR/SARP family transcriptional regulator translates to MRAAAGETIRFSVLGSIRVVRAGAELHLGARQQRLVLALLLARAGSPVSLAELVDLLWDEDAPASAANVVHRHVGVLRRLLEPGLPTRSAGRHILRELSGYRLRADEESLDLLKFRSLSRLAGRSLQDGDPESALRHSLDGLRLWRGRCAAGLEPASRRHPAFLAVEAERAQAVREAADAAERCGRLSAVLVSLRQAAEQHPLDESLQSRLLLALAADGRQAEAVEMYRVVRRRLADDLGIDPGEELREAYDRVLHQRTRPARTESPSPLPRPVQLPPDLPFFSGRDDLIAEARAAVARPGGPAVLAIDGMPGIGKTALAVHLAHEFAAGYPDGQLYVDLRGYDGREPAMSPAEALRGFLGSLGVPQEGIPDELHAQAGMYRSSLAGRRLLIVLDNCRDAEQIRHLLPGSPGCLVIVTSRSRLSTLLTTAGAHPLPVGLPSVDEARAALLGPLGAGRVAADPAAIDAIIASCGRLPLALAVVAARAASLPRTPPAQIAAELAQAPGSLDGFDGDDPQTGLRAVFSWSYQALSAPAARLFRLLPIHPGPDISIAGAAGLAGVPLRTGRALIGELSRAHLISEDLPGRYRTHDLLLAYATELGEEHDSPAERAAAELRCLQFYRATCYQADRRLLASEYHPMIEPGPGETPLRFAGHGDAMRWFTAERQVLIALVGRAARQGRHTDAWQLALGMQHFFDRSGRWADWTTTGEVALEAARAGGDLVGQARMHRSLAGAAYFRREHETAVGHLDQALELLARLGLHDEMTRAGINRAMILGAQGRHEEVVRTLSAALGPWAAGDDKLLADALVIMAASNAELGREEEAVRCAERAMALSRGAQYRLGIAEAWEVLGQVHSARRELGKAVDCWREAAVAYQEASASAPAAEVLALLGDALAAAGDQDAAVRAWQEALALIPYAQTRTGRRLAGLLAAVTSRP, encoded by the coding sequence CCCGGTCTCCCTGGCCGAGCTGGTCGACCTGCTCTGGGACGAGGACGCCCCGGCCAGCGCCGCGAACGTCGTGCACCGGCACGTCGGGGTGCTCCGGCGGCTGCTCGAGCCCGGCCTGCCCACTCGGTCGGCGGGCCGGCACATCCTCCGGGAGCTCTCCGGCTATCGGCTGCGCGCCGACGAGGAGTCCCTCGACCTGCTGAAGTTCCGGTCGCTGAGCCGGCTGGCGGGCCGGAGCCTGCAGGACGGCGACCCGGAGTCGGCGCTGCGGCATTCCCTCGACGGGCTGCGGCTGTGGCGCGGCCGGTGCGCCGCGGGCCTGGAACCGGCCTCCCGCCGGCATCCCGCGTTCCTCGCCGTGGAGGCCGAACGCGCCCAGGCCGTGCGCGAGGCCGCCGACGCCGCCGAGCGCTGCGGCCGGCTGAGCGCCGTGCTGGTGTCGTTGCGGCAGGCCGCCGAGCAGCACCCACTCGACGAGTCGCTGCAGAGCCGGTTGCTGCTGGCGCTCGCCGCCGACGGCCGCCAGGCGGAAGCCGTCGAGATGTACCGGGTGGTGCGCCGCCGGCTCGCCGACGATCTGGGCATCGATCCGGGCGAGGAGCTGCGGGAGGCGTACGACCGGGTGCTGCACCAGCGCACCCGGCCGGCGCGTACCGAGTCGCCGTCGCCACTCCCCCGGCCCGTGCAGCTGCCGCCGGACCTGCCCTTCTTCAGTGGCCGGGACGACCTCATCGCCGAGGCCCGCGCGGCGGTAGCGCGCCCGGGCGGGCCGGCGGTGCTCGCGATCGACGGCATGCCCGGGATCGGCAAGACCGCCCTCGCCGTCCACCTTGCCCACGAGTTCGCCGCCGGCTACCCGGACGGGCAGCTGTATGTCGACCTGCGCGGATACGACGGGCGGGAGCCGGCGATGAGCCCGGCCGAGGCGCTGCGCGGCTTCCTCGGCTCGCTCGGGGTGCCCCAGGAGGGCATTCCCGACGAGCTGCACGCCCAGGCGGGCATGTACCGCAGCAGCCTTGCCGGCCGGCGCCTGCTGATCGTGCTCGACAACTGCCGGGACGCCGAGCAGATCCGGCACCTGCTGCCGGGCAGCCCCGGCTGTCTGGTGATCGTTACCAGCCGCAGCCGGCTCAGCACCCTGCTGACCACGGCCGGCGCCCACCCGTTGCCGGTCGGCCTGCCGAGCGTCGACGAGGCCCGCGCGGCGCTCCTGGGGCCGCTCGGCGCCGGCCGCGTCGCAGCGGACCCGGCCGCGATCGACGCCATCATCGCCAGCTGCGGGCGGCTGCCGCTCGCGCTGGCCGTGGTGGCCGCCCGCGCGGCGAGCCTGCCGCGGACGCCACCGGCGCAGATCGCCGCCGAGCTGGCCCAGGCGCCCGGGAGCCTGGACGGCTTCGACGGCGACGACCCGCAGACCGGCCTGCGTGCCGTCTTCTCCTGGTCCTACCAGGCACTCTCCGCCCCGGCCGCCCGGCTCTTCCGGCTGCTGCCGATCCATCCCGGCCCCGACATCTCGATCGCCGGGGCGGCGGGCCTGGCCGGCGTCCCGCTGCGGACCGGGCGGGCGCTGATCGGCGAGCTGAGCCGCGCGCACCTGATCAGCGAGGACCTGCCGGGCCGCTACCGCACCCACGACCTGCTGCTGGCCTATGCCACGGAGCTCGGCGAGGAGCACGACAGCCCGGCCGAGCGCGCCGCCGCGGAGCTGCGTTGCCTGCAGTTCTACCGGGCCACCTGCTATCAGGCGGACCGGCGGCTGCTGGCCTCCGAGTACCATCCGATGATCGAGCCGGGGCCGGGCGAGACCCCGCTGCGCTTCGCCGGCCACGGCGACGCCATGCGCTGGTTCACCGCCGAGCGGCAGGTCCTGATCGCGCTGGTCGGCCGGGCCGCCCGGCAGGGCCGGCACACCGACGCCTGGCAGCTCGCCCTGGGCATGCAGCACTTCTTCGACCGCAGCGGCCGGTGGGCCGACTGGACGACGACCGGCGAGGTGGCCCTCGAGGCCGCCCGGGCGGGCGGCGACCTGGTCGGGCAGGCCCGGATGCACCGCAGCCTGGCCGGGGCGGCCTACTTCCGGCGCGAGCACGAGACCGCGGTCGGGCATCTCGACCAGGCGCTCGAGCTGCTCGCCCGGCTCGGCCTGCACGACGAGATGACCCGGGCCGGGATCAACCGGGCGATGATCCTGGGCGCCCAGGGGCGACACGAGGAGGTCGTCCGGACGCTTTCCGCGGCGCTGGGGCCATGGGCGGCCGGAGACGACAAACTGCTGGCGGACGCCCTGGTGATCATGGCTGCGAGCAACGCCGAACTGGGCCGGGAGGAAGAGGCCGTGCGCTGCGCCGAGCGGGCGATGGCGCTGTCGCGCGGAGCGCAGTACAGGCTGGGCATCGCCGAGGCGTGGGAGGTGCTCGGCCAGGTGCATTCCGCCCGCCGGGAGCTCGGCAAGGCGGTCGACTGCTGGCGCGAGGCGGCCGTCGCATACCAGGAGGCCTCGGCGTCGGCGCCGGCCGCGGAGGTGCTGGCGCTGCTCGGCGATGCCCTCGCCGCCGCAGGCGACCAGGACGCCGCGGTGCGGGCGTGGCAGGAGGCGCTGGCCCTGATCCCGTACGCGCAGACCCGGACCGGCCGGCGGCTGGCCGGCCTGCTCGCGGCGGTCACGTCGCGTCCGTGA
- a CDS encoding AfsR/SARP family transcriptional regulator: MTSPLSFAVLGPVRAWRGQSEIDPGTRQQRLILALLLARAGGAVSVAELVDLLWESDPPPSAVNVVQRHVGMLRRRFEPGLPTRAAGSVLIRDGAEYRLRIDGESLDLLRFRRLVAEAGGSSGEPAVELYREALALWRDRCASGLQAGGRAHPEFVAVDGERLAAVRAAADAALRAGCVHAVLPAIRLAAEYEPLDEALQARLLLALAADGRRAEALKAYADIEHRLADELGIQPGGELRAARDRLLDHDAPADGSRSRRGVRPAFIRPGVPPSRAEAGFGRPAFIRSGVPPSGAEAGFGRPAFIRSGVPPSGAEAELWPPAELELSQSTRAEPPAQLPADHRYFTGRRGVMATAEELLAGDRRTTALVIDGMPGVGKTTLAVHLAHRLAARYPDGQLYADLRGFGSGESVMTPAEALRGFLWSLGAAPAAIPAELHAQAGLYRSILAERRMLILLDNCRDWDQIRHLLPGTGGSLVIATSRRRITGVAGPAGAHPLHLDLLTDAEARELLTRRLGDAAAADPAAVDEIIARCGRLPLALALVATRTVGRPGLSLSAVAGELAEADGRLAGFGDARADLEAIFSWSYRALTPEAARLFRLLPLHPAGELSTEAAAALGGLSLRSARGLLVELGTQLLVQPGDGRWRMHDLLRAYAVELGEEHDDAAERDAAIERVYDYYQLSAYAAHLPLQPQVPLPEPEPSERGVTGRGFTGRADAMAWFAVEQRVLTDIVARAKERGRPRTAWQIALALQNFFQDTAQFKQWAAVVSAGLAATGDDRAAQALLHRSLAGACYFLADLDRGLSHLQHARALFDRLGRRTEQGHVENNIAEIRLDQRRYHEAIQHAEAARALFRAEGDVRGATNALLAIARAQGWLGRHAEALGMFAEARRQFEALGDLHGVGTSQAWLAHTYSMIDDVPHALAIWQQAIDTFRGARARYHTAEVLVSIGDFHSANGDPAVAGQAWSEALAELDGTDSPLARRIRDRLLWHR; the protein is encoded by the coding sequence ATGACGAGCCCGCTCTCTTTCGCCGTTCTCGGCCCGGTGCGGGCCTGGCGCGGCCAGTCCGAAATCGACCCGGGCACCCGGCAGCAGCGGCTGATCCTGGCGTTGCTGCTCGCCCGGGCCGGCGGCGCGGTCAGCGTCGCCGAGCTCGTCGACCTGCTCTGGGAGTCCGACCCCCCGCCCAGCGCGGTCAATGTGGTGCAGCGGCACGTCGGGATGCTCCGGCGGCGCTTCGAGCCGGGACTGCCGACGCGGGCAGCGGGCTCGGTGCTGATCCGCGACGGCGCCGAGTACCGGCTGCGGATCGACGGGGAGTCGCTCGACCTGCTGCGTTTCCGGCGCCTGGTCGCCGAGGCCGGTGGCAGCTCCGGCGAGCCGGCCGTCGAGCTCTACCGGGAGGCGCTGGCGCTGTGGCGCGACCGGTGCGCCTCGGGCCTGCAGGCCGGCGGCCGGGCCCATCCGGAGTTCGTCGCTGTCGACGGCGAGCGGCTTGCGGCCGTCCGGGCGGCGGCCGACGCCGCCTTGCGGGCCGGGTGCGTCCACGCGGTGCTGCCCGCGATCCGGCTGGCCGCCGAATACGAGCCGCTGGACGAGGCACTGCAGGCGCGGCTGCTGCTCGCGCTCGCCGCGGACGGCCGGCGGGCCGAGGCCCTCAAGGCTTATGCCGACATCGAGCACCGGCTCGCCGACGAGCTCGGCATCCAGCCGGGCGGCGAGCTGCGCGCGGCCCGGGACCGCCTGCTCGACCACGACGCCCCGGCCGACGGCTCCAGGTCGCGGCGCGGCGTCAGACCGGCCTTCATTCGGCCCGGAGTGCCGCCTAGCCGCGCGGAGGCCGGGTTTGGTCGCCCGGCCTTCATTCGGTCCGGAGTGCCGCCTAGCGGCGCGGAGGCCGGGTTTGGCCGCCCGGCCTTCATTCGGTCCGGAGTGCCGCCTAGCGGCGCGGAGGCCGAATTATGGCCGCCAGCCGAGCTGGAGTTGTCGCAGTCGACCCGGGCCGAGCCGCCGGCGCAGTTGCCGGCCGACCACCGCTACTTCACCGGCCGCCGCGGCGTCATGGCCACCGCGGAAGAGCTGCTGGCCGGAGACCGACGGACCACCGCGCTGGTCATCGACGGAATGCCCGGCGTCGGCAAGACCACCCTCGCGGTGCACCTGGCCCACCGGCTGGCCGCCCGTTACCCCGACGGGCAGTTGTACGCGGACCTGCGCGGTTTCGGCTCCGGCGAGTCGGTGATGACACCGGCGGAGGCGCTGCGCGGCTTCCTGTGGTCCCTCGGGGCCGCGCCGGCCGCCATCCCGGCCGAGCTGCACGCCCAGGCCGGCCTCTATCGCAGCATCCTGGCCGAGCGCCGGATGCTGATCCTGCTCGACAACTGCCGCGACTGGGATCAGATCCGGCACCTGCTGCCCGGCACCGGTGGCAGTCTCGTCATCGCCACCAGCCGCCGCCGGATCACCGGCGTGGCCGGCCCGGCGGGCGCCCACCCGCTGCACCTCGACCTGCTGACCGACGCCGAGGCCCGCGAGCTGCTCACCCGCCGGCTCGGCGACGCGGCGGCCGCCGACCCGGCCGCCGTCGACGAGATCATCGCGCGGTGCGGCCGGCTGCCGCTGGCCCTGGCGCTGGTCGCCACCCGCACCGTCGGCCGGCCCGGTCTCAGCCTGTCCGCGGTCGCTGGTGAGCTGGCCGAGGCCGACGGCCGGCTGGCCGGCTTCGGGGACGCCCGCGCCGATCTGGAGGCGATCTTCTCCTGGTCCTACCGGGCCCTGACTCCCGAGGCCGCCCGGCTCTTCCGGCTGCTGCCCCTGCACCCGGCCGGGGAGCTGAGCACGGAAGCGGCGGCCGCCCTGGGCGGCCTGTCCCTGCGCTCCGCCCGCGGCCTGCTCGTCGAGCTCGGGACGCAGCTGCTGGTTCAGCCCGGCGACGGCCGGTGGCGGATGCATGATCTGCTGCGCGCCTACGCCGTGGAGCTCGGGGAGGAGCACGACGACGCGGCCGAGCGGGACGCTGCCATCGAGCGGGTCTACGACTATTACCAGCTCAGTGCGTACGCGGCGCACCTGCCACTGCAGCCGCAGGTGCCGCTGCCGGAGCCGGAGCCGTCCGAGCGCGGGGTCACCGGGCGCGGCTTCACCGGCCGGGCCGACGCGATGGCCTGGTTCGCCGTCGAGCAGCGGGTGCTGACCGACATCGTCGCGCGGGCCAAGGAGCGCGGCCGACCTCGCACGGCCTGGCAGATCGCATTGGCCCTGCAGAACTTCTTCCAGGACACTGCACAGTTCAAGCAGTGGGCGGCAGTGGTGAGCGCCGGCCTCGCCGCGACCGGGGACGACCGCGCCGCCCAGGCCCTGCTGCACCGCAGCCTCGCCGGCGCCTGCTATTTCCTGGCCGATCTGGACCGCGGGCTGTCGCACCTGCAGCACGCCCGGGCGCTTTTCGACCGGCTCGGCCGGCGCACCGAGCAGGGCCACGTGGAGAACAACATCGCCGAGATCCGGCTGGACCAGAGGCGCTACCACGAGGCGATCCAGCATGCCGAGGCCGCGCGGGCGCTCTTTCGCGCCGAGGGCGACGTGCGGGGCGCCACCAACGCCCTGCTGGCCATCGCGCGGGCACAGGGCTGGCTCGGCCGGCACGCCGAGGCGCTGGGCATGTTCGCCGAGGCGCGGCGGCAGTTCGAGGCCCTCGGCGACCTGCACGGGGTGGGTACCAGCCAGGCCTGGCTGGCACACACGTACTCGATGATCGACGACGTGCCGCACGCGCTGGCGATCTGGCAGCAGGCGATCGACACCTTCCGCGGCGCCCGGGCCCGCTACCACACTGCGGAGGTGCTGGTCTCCATCGGCGACTTCCACTCCGCCAACGGCGACCCGGCCGTGGCCGGGCAGGCGTGGAGCGAGGCCCTCGCCGAGCTCGACGGGACGGACTCGCCGTTGGCCCGGCGGATCCGCGACCGGCTGCTCTGGCACCGGTGA